One genomic window of Arachis stenosperma cultivar V10309 chromosome 10, arast.V10309.gnm1.PFL2, whole genome shotgun sequence includes the following:
- the LOC130957610 gene encoding uncharacterized protein LOC130957610: MTAKMPKSRVQIKTLPVYCKSEEVQSVKVLHRIFWSFYPCIVAFRHCKPLVQVDGTHLYGKYKSALLVAVAQDENQNIVSIAFAIAEGETTDAWEFFLTNLRRYVVTINGVGIISDHDNSIDAAIARSNGASSPPRAWHMFCIRNIGSNFLKRFKAPYLHKLAVNTGYSRTEHEYNKNYQWLKEWGEAYTQWCDEIGVQRRVLAFDGGHRWRHMTTNLVECINSILKGARNLPVTAIVRSTFYRLNELFTRKSAEAHERIRNEFTYSEFATKRVEESFRRAGNIVINRFDRRNEMFEVHKMQDGSIYTVNLAQRHCDCGHFQVERLPTPMSSCSCMLH, encoded by the exons ATGACTGCGAAGATGCCAAAGTCTCGTGTCCAAATAAAGACGCTCCCCGTTTACTGTAAGAGTGAGGAGGTTCAAAGTGTCAAAGTTCTCCATCGCATTTTTTGGAGCTTCTATCCGTGTATAGTAGCATTCAGACACTGCAAGCCACTAGTGCAGGTTGATGGCACACACCTGTACGGAAAATATAAAAGTGCACTTCTAGTTGCCGTTGCACAAGATGAGAACCAAAACATTGTGTCCATTGCATTTGCAATAGCCGAAGGTGAGACGACAGACGCGTGGGAGTTTTTTCTAACCAATTTGCGGAGATATGTTGTTACCATTAATGGTGTGGGCATTATTTCTGACCACGATAACTCCATTGACGCAGCAATAGCTCGCAGTAACGGTGCATCGTCACCACCAAGAGCGTGGCACATGTTCTGCATCAGGAATATCGGGTCCAACTTCTTAAAGAGGTTCAAGGCTCCGTATTTGCATAAACTCGCAGTTAATACGG GCTATTCTAGGACAGAACATGAGTACAACAAAAACTACCAATGGCTTAAAGAGTGGGGTGAGGCATATACTCAATGGTGTGATGAGATCGGTGTTCAGAGACGGGTGTTGGCATTCGACGGGGGTCATCGTTGGAGACATATGACGACAAACTTGGTAGAGTGCATAAATTCTATCCTGAAGGGTGCACGCAATCTCCCTGTGACTGCCATTGTTAGGTCTACTTTCTATCGCCTAAATGAATTGTTTACCCGGAAGAGCGCCGAGGCTCATGAGCGTATCCGCAATGAATTCACGTATTCAGAATTTGCTACCAAACGAGTTGAAGAAAGCTTTCGACGTGCAGGAAACATTGTCATCAATCGGTTCGACAGGCGCAACGAGATGTTTGAGGTTCACAAAATGCAAGATGGTTCTATTTACACTGTCAACCTTGCACAACGACACTGCGACTGTGGCCATTTCCAGGTCGAGCGACTCCCGACTCCCATGTCGTCATGTTCTTGCATGTTGCACTAA